GCTCGATCTCGGCCTTCTTCGGCGGCTGGGTGGATATGATCATGATGCGCATTACGGACATTATTTACACGATCCCGGACATATTGCTGATCATTCTGATCTCGTTTGCGCTGAAGGACAACCTGCAGGCGCTGGCCGCAACGCCGGCCTTTAAATGGCTGAACACCCTGGGGCCAAACCTTGTGTCGATCTTCATCGTATTCGCGCTGCTTTACTGGGTGAGCATGGCCCGCATTGTGCGCAGCCAGGTGCTGGCCCTGAAGGAGGCCGAATATGTGACCGCCGCCCGCGCCCTGGGCGCCTCCAACGGCCGCATTATCAAAAAGCACCTGCTGACCAACTGCATCGGCACCCTGATCGTGACCACCACCCTGCAGATCCCCTCGTCGATCTTTACCGAGAGCTTTATGAGCTTTTTGGGCATCGGCGTGGCGGTGCCCCTGCCGAGCCTTGGCAGCCTTGCCACCGACGCGCTGAACGGCATGAACACCTACCCGTACCTGCTGTTTTTGCCCGCTATTCTGATCAGCGTGATCATTTTGAGCTTTAACCTGCTGGGCGACGGCCTGCGGGACGCCTTTGACCCCAAGCTGAAAGACTAACGGAAAGGAGAAGCGGCAATGAGCGAAATTTTACTGGACATCAAAAACGAGCGCCTCTCCTTCTTTACCCCGGCGGGCGAGGTGAAAGCGCTGAACGACGTGTCGTTTTCCATGAAGCAGGGCGAGGTGCTGGGCATCGTGGGCGAATCCGGCTCGGGCAAATCCGTGACCGCGTACAGCCTGATGGGCCTGACCGCCTTCCCCGGCAAGCTGATCGGCGGCACCCTGCACTTCAACGGCCACGAAGTGGAAAAGATGAGCGAGAAGGAGTTCCGCAAGATGCGGGGCGAAGAGGTTTCGATCATCTTCCAGGACCCCATGACCAGCCTGAACCCAGTGTACACCATTGGCAACCAGATCGAAGAGATGGTGCGCCTGCACACCGACAAGGACAAAAAGCAGGCCCGGGAGCGGGCCAAGGAGCTGCTGGAGCTGGTGGGCATCAACGAGCCTGAAAAGCGCCTGAAGCAGTATCCCCACGAGCTTTCGGGCGGCATGCGCCAGCGGGTGA
This window of the Oscillospiraceae bacterium genome carries:
- a CDS encoding peptide ABC transporter permease, which encodes MDMKKNPLSFQLKLDPEDFLPATKNEQEQLVVMRESVSFWKDGMRRFRKNKVAMVSLVVIVIIMIFAFIVPSFYPYTYRDQIRGSENLAPMQYSQQELERMEAGESVFPHICGTDKLGRDYAIRLMLGARISLLVGLVASFLILIIGSVYGSISAFFGGWVDMIMMRITDIIYTIPDILLIILISFALKDNLQALAATPAFKWLNTLGPNLVSIFIVFALLYWVSMARIVRSQVLALKEAEYVTAARALGASNGRIIKKHLLTNCIGTLIVTTTLQIPSSIFTESFMSFLGIGVAVPLPSLGSLATDALNGMNTYPYLLFLPAILISVIILSFNLLGDGLRDAFDPKLKD